In one Liolophura sinensis isolate JHLJ2023 chromosome 11, CUHK_Ljap_v2, whole genome shotgun sequence genomic region, the following are encoded:
- the LOC135477984 gene encoding glutathione S-transferase P 2-like: MPDNWELYYWGPNVVGRAEFIRLIFEELGMKYKEINKGVPAVFTSGQLEGYPTRAPPMIKNGEFQLSQMPVICMYLGKKYGLYPDNEADEYHAMQVMATISDYITEGRLCFHGVNWQASYFTQQEETKPYIKHFTTNRIPNFLNHFETALSRNDGGKGYLFGTKLTYVDLALLHILRATESQFPEEWNALGNIPLLKAFKVRISERPNLAAYFKSDRCSPFEGNSMM; encoded by the exons ATGCCAGACAACTGGGAGTTATATTATTGGGGCCCAAACGTGGTGGGCAGAGCTGAGTTCATCCGCCTTATTTTTGAAGAACTGGGAATGAAATATAAAGAGATTAACAAGGGTGTTCCAGCAGTTTTCACTTCGGGTCAGTTAGAGGGGTACCCCACTAGAGCCCCACCAATGATCAAGAACG GTGAGTTTCAACTCTCACAAATGCCTGTCATCTGTATGTACCTCGGCAAGAAGTACGGTTTGTACCCGGATAACGAAGCAGATGAGTACCATGCCATGCAAGTCATGGCCACCATCAGCGATTACATCACGGAAG GAAGACTCTGTTTCCATGGCGTCAACTGGCAGGCATCGTATTTTACTCAACAAGAGGAAACGAAACCCTACATTAAACATTTTACAACTAATCGAATCCCAAATTTCCTGAACCATTTTGAAACAGCACTAAGCAGAAATGATGGTGGGAAAGG GTATCTTTTTGGAACAAAGCTGACATACGTTGACTTAGCGCTGCTCCACATCCTACGGGCCACCGAGTCGCAATTTCCCGAGGAATGGAATGCCCTTGGCAATATTCCACTACTAAAAGCCTTTAAGGTTAGAATATCAGAACGTCCTAATCTGGCTGCTTACTTCAAGTCTGACAGGTGCAGTCCTTTTGAGGGAAATAGTATGATGTAA
- the LOC135477912 gene encoding uncharacterized protein LOC135477912: protein MLNTMGDEKETTWKTIKTGAKELRQSTKRMYNTMKKSFRSRRKEKETKVEEIHITPEPEVEEDAWAVRSTCQSQLREPSPDRQTRISSAGSSTSRYSSSSKENQELQVVHDMDSEFDLFS, encoded by the exons ATGTTGAACACGATGGGGGACGAGAAGGAAACGACTTGGAAAACTATAAAGACTGGGGCTAAAGAG TTAAGACAAAGTACAAAACGGATGTACAATACGATGAAGAAGAGCTTTCGTTCTAGAAGGAAAGAGAAAGAGACTAAAGTAGAGGAAATACATATAACACCCGAACCCGAAGTGGAGGAAGACGCATGGGCTGTGAGGTCGACGTGTCAATCACAGCTCAGAGAGCCCTCGCCAGACCGGCAAACCAGGATCTCCAGTGCCGGATCTTCCACCAGCCGTTATTCGTCGAGTAGCAAGGAAAATCAGGAACTGCAAGTAGTCCATGACATGGACTCAGAATTTGACTTGTTTTCATGA
- the LOC135478109 gene encoding protein FAM186A-like, which produces MVRKRCLLLLWKSAPTQRKTEQSIPYPPRERTEQGIPYPPRETTERGIPYPPRETTGQGIPYPPREATGRVIPYPTKGTTERGIPYPPRETTERVIPYPPRVTTERVIPYPPKETTERGIPYPPRETTGRGVPYPPRETTGRVIPHPPKETTEWGIQYPPRGTTGQGVPYPPRETTERVIPYPPKETTGRGVPYPTRGKTERGIPYPPRETTERGIPYPPRETTERVIPYPPKETTERGIPYPTKGTTERGIPYPPRETTGRGIPYPPRGTTGRGVPYPPRETTERVIPYPPKETTGRGVPYPPRGITGRGVPYPPRETTERVIPYPPKETTGRGIAYPTKGTTERGIPYPTRGKTEQGIPYPPRETTGRGVPYPPKETTERGIPYPTKGTTERGIPYPPRETTERGIPYPPRETTERGIQYPTRERRERDELVPYPPIPTPHPPPYP; this is translated from the coding sequence ATGGTCAGAAAGAGGTGTTTGCTTCTGCTCTGGAAAAGCGCCCCAACGCAGCGTAAAACAGAACAGAGCATCCCATATCCTCCCAGAGAGAGAACAGAACAGGGTATCCCGTATCCTCCCAGAGAAACAACAGAGCGGGGCATCCCATATCCGCCCAGAGAGACAACAGGGCAGGGCATCCCATATCCTCCCAGAGAAGCAACAGGGCGGGTCATCCCATATCCTACCAAGGGGACAACAGAACGGGGCATTCCATATCCTCCCAGAGAAACAACAGAGCGGGTCATTCCATATCCGCCCAGAGTAACAACAGAGCGGGTCATCCCATATCCCCCCAAAGAGACAACAGAACGGGGCATCCCATATCCTCCCAGAGAGACAACAGGACGGGGTGTTCCATATCCTCCCAGAGAAACAACAGGGCGGGTCATCCCACATCCTCCCAAAGAGACAACAGAATGGGGTATCCAATATCCTCCCAGAGGGACAACAGGACAGGGCGTCCCATATCCTCCCAGAGAAACAACAGAGCGGGTCATCCCATATCCTCCCAAAGAGACAACAGGACGGGGCGTCCCATATCCTACCAGGGGGAAAACAGAACGGGGCATCCCATATCCTCCCAGAGAAACAACAGAGCGGGGCATCCCATATCCTCCCAGAGAAACAACAGAGCGGGTCATCCCATATCCTCCCAAAGAGACAACAGAACGGGGCATCCCATATCCTACCAAAGGGACAACTGAACGGGGCATCCCATATCCTCCCAGAGAGACAACAGGACGGGGTATCCCATATCCTCCCAGAGGGACAACAGGACGGGGCGTCCCATATCCTCCCAGAGAAACAACAGAGCGGGTCATCCCATATCCTCCCAAAGAGACAACAGGACGGGGCGTCCCATATCCTCCCAGAGGGATAACAGGACGGGGCGTCCCATATCCTCCTAGAGAAACAACAGAGCGGGTCATCCCATATCCTCCCAAAGAGACAACAGGACGGGGCATCGCATATCCTACCAAAGGGACAACTGAACGGGGCATCCCATATCCTACCAGGGGGAAAACAGAACAGGGCATCCCATATCCTCCCAGAGAAACAACAGGACGGGGCGTCCCATATCCTCCCAAAGAGACAACAGAACGGGGCATCCCATATCCTACCAAAGGGACAACTGAACGGGGCATTCCATATCCTCCCAGAGAGACAACAGAACGGGGCATCCCATATCCTCCCAGAGAAACAACAGAGCGGGGCATCCAATATCCTaccagagagaggagagagcgTGATGAGCTTGTCCCATatccccccatccccaccccccaccccccaccctacCCCTAA